GTCAGTTCATCCTCGTATTCGGGCATCGGCCTGCCCTTGGTGGCCGGCTTCGGACTGACGAAGAGGCGGCCGTCTTTGATCTTGAGGGGGTAGCTCGGGACGGCGAACTCGAGGGATTCCCCCAGGCGGCAGACGCCCGTCCTCCGGTCGTACCGGAAGGAATGCCAGGGGCAGGAGATCTTCTCGTCCTTGAGAGTCCCCTCGCCCAGAGGCCCGCCCGCGTGAGGGCAAACGCCGCCGATGGCGGCGAACTCCCCGTTCGCATAGGACAGCGCCACCCGCATCGGACCGACCTGAATCTCCCGGAGCGGCGGGTCCTTCAGGACCTCGACGGGTCCGAGATCGTGCCAGGCATCGTTCATGATCGGGGAATATAGCCCCGGACGCGCGCTCGGACCAGGGATTAATCTTCCTTTAGGACGAGCGATCGGTCGGCCAGGACCTCGAGCCGCGGCCGAGCGACCGGGCGGCTGAAACCGTCACGCGTGATTTCCGCAGGGACGTGACGGTCCGTGGCGAGCTCCGGCTGGAGGGCCAGGGTGAGATAGGTCACGGCCCCGAATCCGAAGGGGCTCAACGAGCGCGCGATCCCGTCATCGGCGTACGGGATATTCAGCCCGAAGACGGGAAAGGGGGAAATCCCCATATAGAGCGCGATCGACCATTCGAAGGTCGGTCCGTCGATCCCGGCGTACGATAACCCGCTTCCGGACGCGGGGACCGACGCCAGAAGCCGCGGATTGCCACGGCACGTCAGCGGCAGGAGGTTCGTCGTCAGGTGGGAGATGTAATCGACGAGGCCCGCCACGTGGCCGAGAAGCGAGTGATCGGGTTCCAACCCCTCCTTGTGCCCCCGGATCTCGAGGAAGATCTCCCGCGATGCTTTCCAGTCCAAACGGTCCAGGTTCAGGAAATAATCCGCCCTCCCCTCCGCCGGCACCGCCTCCACGGCCCCGCAGAGGTGGGCGTCCAGCCGCCATGCCTGCGCGAGCAGGCGCTCAGCCGCCAGGCGGTAGCTTGCGGAGATCCCGATCGACTGGATCAGGATTCCGGGGACCGTCGTCAAAGGGATGATGTAGGGGCTTGCGCTCGCGTGCATGACAGACTCCTCCCATTCAAATAGGGGAAAGGACCCACGGAGGCAACGCAGGGGGACGAATGGCCGCAGGAATCGTATTCGCGCGAATACGGGATTCCTGACCCATTCCTAGCAACCATTCTCAAACGGCCCCGATGAGCGGGCGGTCATGACCCTGGGGACTCAACAACTCTTTCAACACGTCACGCTCTGGAGCCGCGTCCCCCAGGGGCTGACGGCCATGGACCCCTGGGAGGCCTCCTCCCTGATGGCCCCCGCGCCGGCCGAGCAGATCAAGACATTAAACGGTTATATGATGGAAATGCGGCTCCAGGAGATCGGACTCCTCAAGGCGTTGAACGTCGTTCCGGACGCCCTTCGGGTCCACTTGGAGAACGACAGGCCTTTTACGGACTTTTTCGCCAATCTGAGCCCCCGTCCGGACTGGATGTCGGTTCATCCGAACTCCGCCATGACCGTCGACGATCTGCACCAGATGCGGATGGCCATCGTCGGGGCCAAGCGGCGCCTCAACGCCTGGTCGAAACGGCCCACCTACTCCCGTCCGTTCGGACTCGTGGAGCACCTGCATTGGCTTCAAGAATCCGTTCGAGCGCGTTCGAAACTCGCCCGTCTGGCCGTCCAGCTGGGGGAGCCGGACGCCGGCATCCGAATCTTCTACGACGTCCAGCAACGCAAGGCGGTCGGCATCACGACGATGGAGGAGTCCCTGAAGGGTTACTTTCGCGTGGCCCGGCGCTGATTCAGCGGCCGCGCTTTTCGAGCCAGGGCATGGGCCGGTGGTTTCGGCGGGCATCGTAGCGGATGTCGTCGTCGGTGCCCTCGCGGCCGTCCGGACCGAGGTAGGACAGTTCGTAGGAAATCCCGTCATCCCTGAGTTTGTAAACCGGCGGTCTCCCGGCCAGGTCGGGTTTGACCTCGTAAACCGGCGGCTCCAATTCCTCCAGGCTCTCGGGATATCCGCCGTTCATGGTCTTGAACTCCTCGATCGCCTCCGCGGTCTCGGCCAGCCCGGCGCGCATCGCCCGCAACGTTTCGTCGCCGGCGGCCTGGGCCGCGGATGGCGGGCACAGGCAGAGAAGGGCCAAAAGGGCAAGAACTCCAGTCATGGCGCGTTTTTTAGCCTCGACCCAAACGCTCGTCAAGCCGCCGGGCCGGTTGGAGATCAGGCGCGGCGTTTCGTGAAAATGGCGTCGAAGATCGGGTCCCATAGCAGCTGTCTCAACCTTGGAGCGAGCGGCATGAGGCGGCTCGCTCGTTGCGAGGGGCGGTGGAGCGTGACGTCCAGATTCCAAGCGGTCAGGGTCGCCGGTCTCAATCGCAGGGAGACGACCGGGGGGCGAAGCGCCGTCTCGGAACCCCCGAAAACGGAGAGAGTCGAGGCGAACGAGAGCTCGCCGTGGCTGGCCCTGTGGAAGACGGGAGTTCTGAAACGCCCCCTCAGGCGGGGGACTTCCGTCCAGAGGCCCAGCCCCCCCTGCCGGAACCGCAAGGCGCCGAGTTCGGTGTCCGCGTCGTACTGGGGCGAGGCGTAAAGCGCCGTGGAAAGGCCCAAGGCGAGTTTCCAGGCCCTCTCGAACGGAACCGCGCGGATCTCCGCCGAAAAATAGTCCGTGAAAACGGAGTCATCGTTTTCGTTGACGAGGATGGCTTGCGTGAATCGTGCGGCGGGCGATTCGATGGAGAAGGAATACCGCTGGCAAAGAGGCGTGCGAAGGTCCAGCTCCACCCGGCGGACGGGATCGGGGGTATAAAAGACGGCGCGGCCGTGCGAGAGGCCGTCGTCGCCTGTCTGATATTTCTCGAAAAACCACGGCGTCCCTCTGGGATCGAGCCTCGGCAGGGCATACGGCCTTTCCAGGCCCTGGCGGGAACAAAGGCCCCAATACTCCCTCGCCTCCCCCACGGCCAGGACGGAGAAAAGCCTCAGATCGGACGCCGCCTCCCCGTCGATGACCGGCCTCGAAGGCAAATTCAGGTCGGACGTCTCCATGCTGGGGCCGAACAGGGTGCCCCGCTCGGGGTCCGGGTGGAAGGCGCGCAGGGAATACACGTTCAGCGCGCTTAAAGTGACCGGCTGGAATGGAATCACATTCATCGTTTGCACACCGACACCATCGCAGGTTGGACACGGGAGGTTGCGGCCTATGCCCTTTCCGGCAAGGATTCCGTATACGGGTGTAAACGCCCGACGGGACGGGAGAATGTGAAATCAGGCTTACAGCTTTTTGAGATTGGCGCCCAACACGACTTTCCACCCGAGACGGGGGATCGTCATGAAGAAGGCCCGCTTCGAGAAGCCGTTGAACTCGTAGGCCGTCTCTCCGGAGGGCTTGCGGAACATTTCGTCGATCGCCTGGGTGAGGGTCGGAGAGCCAAGCTCGCGGGCCTTGGCGAAGATCATGCCCGCGCTTTTATGCAGGACCACCGTCCCGTCCGGCGAAAGCGCGTAAAAATAGACCCCGTCCGGCAAGGTCAACGAATTGGAAAGTTCTTTGTTCAAATCCTCCAAAAAGATGGAGGCGCCGACCGCCCCGACGATCGCGCCCTTGTTTTTAACCGGCATCGCGATGACGATCGATTTCTTTCCCGTGGACCGGCTGACCACCAGCGAGGCCACCACCTTTTCGCCGGCCATGAGTCTTGGGAAATAGTCCCGATCCTTGAGGCCCTCGGGCATCCGGTCCTTTTCCACCGTGTAATAGGTTCCGTCGGGTTGGGCGAACCACAGCAACCCCTTGGCGCCCAAGGCCCGCGCCGCGGCCAAACGCGGCTTGATGTCCTGCCATTGGCCGGATTCGATGTCCTGGGTCTCGGACAAGAGCGTCAGGAGATCGGCCTCGGCATCCATCGTCTTTCCGATGAATTCGGCAATGACGGCCATGAGGCTCCGGCCGTAACCGTTCAAACCCTCAACCGCCGCCGGGGAGACAATCTCGGTGGGACCTTGCGCGGGATCCGGTTGGGCCAGGGCCGCTCGGCAAAGAAAGACGGCGAGGACCGGCGCCAGCCAGAGACCTGTGAATTTTAATCCGCGCATAAGCCCCCTTTTCTCAAACCGGGACTTTAACCCTTCTCCGCGGCTTAAAAAACATCAAAAGCTTGCCAAAACCGCCGGGGATGGATCATGGTTGGGACTCAATGGCGAAACAACAAACGATCACCTCCGCCTCCAGCGCGGAATATTTTTCAAAAAACCTCCAGCAGGTCGGCTTCTCCTCCTACACGAAGGCCGCCCTGACGACGATCAAGGAGGCCGTCGACAATTCGCTGGACGCCTGCGAGGACGCGGGCATCCTGCCGGACGTCTCGGTCCTCATTGAAAAGACCGGCGAAGGGACGGCCAAGAACGCGGATGCCATCCGTGTCCGGGTCGAGGACAACGGCCCGGGTCTGGAGACCGAAGACGTCGTCAAGGTGTTCGGCGAGTACCTCGCCAGCTCCAAGTTCGGACGGGGCCGCTGCAGCCGCGGCCAGCAGGGCATCGGCATCTCGGCCGTCACCACCTGGGCGCAGCTCACCAGCGCCCGCGGCGCCACCGTCATCACCAAGACCTCGAAGATGCGGAAGGCCATCAAGTGCGTGGTCGAGGTCGACATCAAGCACAACAAGGGCGTTTTGAAGGAAAAAGAGGCCGTCGATTGGGACCGCGATCACGGCCTCTCCTGTGAATTCGTCATCGACGCCCGCATCCAGTTGAACGGCGAAGGCGGCCTCCTCGCCTACCTGACGGGCACGACGCTGGTGAACCCTCACCTCTCGCTGCGCTACAAGGTCCTGGACTCCGACTGGGTGGAGATCCCGCGCGTGACGGACGTCCTCCCGGAGATCCCGGACGCCGTCGAGCCGCATCCGCACACGATGAAGCTGGGCGAGTTCATCGCCCATTCGCACCTCTTCGGCCGCGTCTCGATCGGGGCCTGGTTGAAGAAGGGGTTCTCCCGCGTCTCGGACGGGGTCCTCAAACAGCTGACGGCCATGCCCAAGAAGGACGGCGGCATCGCGAAATCCCTCCTCGACATGAGCGTCGACAGCGCGACCGAGGAGCATTTCAAACAGGTCTTTGCCGCCCTCCAAAAGGTCCAGCTCATGGCCCCGTCCACCAAGAGCGTCCTCTCCATCGGCGAGGCGGCCCTGGCCAAGAGCATCCAGCGCGTCGGCCAGGTGGATTTTTTCGCCGTCGTCTCGCGCAAGCCCACCATCTGCGACTTCAAGCCCGTCCTGGTGGAGGTCGCCGTCGCCCGCCTCCTGGACAGGAGCCTGTCCGAAGACGAGCCGGTCACCCTGCTCCGCTTCGCCAACCGCGTCCCCCTCCAGTTCGACAAGTCCGCCTGCGCGATGACCCAGGCGGCGACGTCGGTCAATTGGCGCTCTTACGGCCTGAATCAGCCCAAGGGGGCCCTGCCGCTCGGGCCTTACATCGTCGCGGTGAGCGTGGTCTCCCCCTTCATCAAGTTCAAGAACGCCTCCAAGGAGACGGTCGACGCCAGCGACGAGCTGGTGGAGGAGATCCGCCGCACCTTGATCCAGGCCGGCCAACGCTTGTCCAAACATATCCGGCGCGAGACGAAGGAGGCGGATCTGGAGAAGAAGCGCCAGCACATCGAGATGTTCGCCCCGATCCTGGTCGACGGGGCCTGCCGGATCACGAAGTCTCCGAAGGCCCGCCGCGCGAAGGCCTTGGAAGGCCTGGCGAAGATCCTGGGCCGCGACGCGGCACTCGCCGAGAAGGAGTTGGAGGTCGCCATCGAGCACGCCGAGCTGGCGGTTCAAAAGATGGCGGAGACCACCGGCATCCTCCCCGGCGTCCCAGAGACTCCGGCGTCGGCCCCGGCGCCGGAAGAAGCCCCGCCCCCCGCCGGGAAGGCGAAGAAGGAAAAGAAGAGAGGCAAGCTGCCTTCCGCGCCCAAGGCCCGGGCCAAGGCGGACAAGCGCCAGGCGTCGCTCTTCACGGATTCTTAAAGGAACAGACGATGATCCACATCGAGCAGGACAGCGCCCAGATCCGCATCCCCCCGCCGCTCGTGCTCTTTACGTGCGCGTTGGCCGGCCTCCTCCTGCACTGGTTTTTTCCCGTCCGCCTGATCCCGTGGTCCATTCCCTGGATCGTCGGGGCCGTCTTCATCGGCCTCGGTTTCGGCTTCATTGCCTCGAGCATCCAACTGTTCAAGAAAGCGGGCACGGCGCACATCCCCTGGAAGACGAGCACGAAACTGGTCTTGGGCGGGCTGTACCGCCTGACCCGGAACCCGATCTATCTGGGCATGGTCCTCGTCTCCCTGGGCATCGCCCTCGAGGTGAACAACCTGTGGGGCATCCTCATGACGATCCCCTTGGTCGTCTTTTTGGACCGCTACCCGATCCGCAAGGAAGAGCGCTATCTGGAACAAAAATTCGGAGACGAGTACCGGGCTTACAAAAGCCAAGTCCGGCGATGGATTTAGAAAGGGCAACTCTCATGGCCACCGACGTCGACGTCCCCAAACTGTCCAAGGAACTCTGCGAGCAGCTCTTGCGCGACCTGGAAAAGGCCAAGCGCCCCGTCCTCCAGGCCACCAAGTGCTCGCTCGACAACTCCTTCTACAACCCCAAGGTGGGCTACCTGACCCCCGGCGACAAGAAGGTGGCGACGGAGCTGAACGTCAGCTCCGTCCAAAAGATGTCCCGAGCCATCTTCATGCTGGAGTTGATCCTAAGAAACCTGGAGGTCGGCGCCACGAACACGAAGCGCGAGCTGTACTACATCAGCAAGGGCGAGATTAAGCACAACGCGGCCTTAAAGCCCCTGGACTTCGTCGATCAGGACGAGAGCGACGCCATCATCGATTTCATCGGCGAGATGATGGAGTGCTACCGGGAAGACTTGAACTGCTTCGCCAACGACCGCGGCGGTCAGACCTACAGCCAGCAATTGGTGGTGACCGAGACCCTGCCCGACGGCGGCAAGGCCACGATCGACCTGTCCACCCTCGGCACCTCCCCTTTCCAGCCGAAGAACCGGCCGCAGAGCTTGAAGCTCAAGGCCAAGAAGAAGATCGACTTCTGCCTGGTGGTCGAGTCGGAAGGCACGGCGAACACGCTGGTCAACTCCGGGTTCACCAAGCGCCACAACGTCATCTTGCTGGGCGCCCAGGGCGTCCCGTCGAACGCCGTCCGCGGCTGGACGAAGCTGATCCAAGACGAGCTCTCCATCCCCTGCTACTTCTTTGGAGACCTCGACGCCTACACCATGCAGAACATCTTCCGCACGCTCAAGGCCGGGTCGGCGGCGAGTCTGATCCGGAACTCCGACTTCTCCGCGCCGGAAGTGCGGTTCTTGGGGGTGCTGCCGGAGGACATTAAGAAGTACGATCTGCCGGACTATGGGGTGAAGGAGAACGATGCGACGGAGTCGCGGCAGTTGAAGAAGGCCCGGGATGCGTTGGCGAATGATCCGTTCTTCAAAGACAAGAAGAATAAGGGGGTTTCGGATATTCTGAAGTGGCTCATTAGCCATAAGAGGCGGTGTGAGCAGCAGTCTTACTTCTCGGTGAATCCGCGGGATCCGCTCATGCCGGAAAAAATCATCATCGATAAGATTAAGAATAAGAACTTTGTCTAGGAAGACCCGCTAGAGCGGTCTTCAGGCGGCCTTTTTCTGGGAACTCACTTCCAAGGTTATCCCCAGGGCTAGAGCCACCCGGACCAGGAAATCAAAACTGACATCCCCAACTTGTCCCGCCTCCATGCGCGCGATTGCGGGTTGCAGAGTACCGACCTTCCGGGCCAATTCCGCCTGCGTCAGGCCTCGCGCAGCGCGCGCATCTTTCAAATAATCAATCATTCGATTCTTTTGGTGGATGAGCCCCTTCTCCAATTGGCTCAATCCGATCGCGGAACCGAATTCACTGAGGCTGAGATAGATTGTCCCCTTCTTTTTCATGACACACTCCTGATTCTGGCAAGTAGCAAGTCAACCGTCCTTTTCTCGATCTTTTCTGATTTCTTCCTCATCGCATGCACCACGTAAATCGCATCCTTCACCTTGATGTAGTAAAAGATCCTGTATTCGCCCGACCTGTAGGAGAACCGAAGTTCATAGAGGCCTCGGGCGATAGACGGTAAGGGCCGACAGAGGGGCATGCCGATCGATTCGCCCCGCCCCACCCTCTCCAATGTTCCATAGACACTCTGCTTAAGCTCGTCCGGCTCACCCTTCATCTCCCTGACAACTTGTGACAGTATTCTAAGTTGCATAAGAAGTATATAACAATAGCGTTATACTCGGCAACGACGAAGATCTGATATGCAACCCCTATGCCGCTGGATTTGATCGGGGATTATGAGATAAAGTCCGACATTCCGGACGGGAGGGTTTGAATCCTGGACGGTGAGCAGCAGAGTTATTTTTCGGTGATGCTGCGGGATCCGAAGATGCCTAAGAAATCTACTCTGTCACCTTCACTTCGTTCCGGCTTACTGATCGCCGGTCTTGGCCTGTTTGTCTTGGCCCTGTTTTCTCCCGGCATCGTTTATAGGCCCGACGTCCGGTCCAATCCCAAACACGGGGAATGCGCCTTCGCCGTTACGGAGGGCGTCCAGTGTTCCTCGTTTTCCTTTGGCGGTTCGGGAATGACCAGTTGCGAGCGCGTGGAAGACGCCACCTCCGGCAAAGCCTTCGTCGATAAGGGGAAAATCATCGATTATTGCAAGGGCTGGCAGGAGCCCGTCGCCCAGGTGGATTACGGCTACAAGATCTTGCTCATGGGTTTTCTGGGCGTCTTTGTCGGGGTTTTCGCCTGGTTCGCGAATCCTTTGATGCTACTGGCCCTCGCGCTGGCCAAGTTTAAAAAACGGCTGGGCGCGAGTATCGTCTCCGTCATCGCGGTCGCTCTGGGCCTGCAATCCTATATGCTGAGGGCTGTCCCCTTCAATGAATCCTCTATGGATCCCAAAAATCTTAATTTTGTCGATTATCTTGGGTTGGGGTTTTATTTGTGGATGGGGTCTCTGGTGGTGCTTGCCTTGTTCTGTTTATTAAAAAGGAATGACGTGAATGCGATCGGAGCATTGCATCATCGATAAGATCAAAAGATACTTATTTTGAAAGATATGCCTGAATATAACTTTTACGTTCTAGGATTTTTCGACCTGATGGGACAAAGTCAGCTCCTCGACTGCTTATCAGATCAATTTGTCTTAGATTGTCTTAACTCCGGGAAACGTGCCGAACTTATAGAAAAAGTAAAGCCAACCTTCGGCCGGGTGAAAAGATTTCGCGATAACATCCGAAGAATTGTTTCTCAGATTAATCAAGAGATTCCTCTTCCATCAGAACTAGTAGGCAAAGTGTCGGAAAAAGCATGGAAACAGCTTACAACAGCGCAGGTCAATGTCGAATTCATGGGAGATGCTGCTTTATTAAAAGTCCGGATCTCAAGTAATGCAGAAGCTCCTCTTTCTGTTGTTAGCATTAAGGACCTTATGGAAAGCATTTCGATGGAAATGCTTTCTAATCTGAGAGACGGCATTCCAGTTCGTGGTGCTATAGAACTGGGCTGGGGAACGCACATAGAAGACCATAGCATTTATGGAACCATGCTTCATAGAGCTGCTCGGCTAGAAAAGGAGGCCGGCCATTTACGAATTGTTATAGGGGAGAGTCTAATTAGCTACCTTAGCGACCTGGCTGCAATTCCCCAAAAAGGCGTAGCTGTCGAAGAAGCAAAAATCATTACTGACCAGGCTAAAACAATTCTCTCCTTAGTTGAAAAAGACGACGATGATAAATGGATTCTGAATTATCTACGAAAGGAAACGTACTCAGTTCCTGAAAATGAAGCCATTTATAAAGAATGTAAGGAGTCTGCGAAAACATTTATTAATTCTGAAATTGAATTAAGAAAGAACTCTGGGGAAGAGAAGCTGTTGAACATTTATCAGGCGGTAAAGAGATTCTTTCAAAAGCACGGAGCGTGGTAAAGAGTGCAAAGACACAAGGCACAGCTCTGTGAAGAAGAGCCTTAATGTCTTACACGTAATCTAATCACTTCGTGCTCGGTGCGCAAAACTACTTCGCCTCCCGGAGCTATATGAGGAATGCAACAGTCGATGCCATATGAGTTCTCAATCCGCCTATGACATTTCTGGTTTCGCTACTCGTAATTATTTTAACTTTTGGC
The sequence above is a segment of the bacterium genome. Coding sequences within it:
- a CDS encoding helix-turn-helix transcriptional regulator; protein product: MKKKGTIYLSLSEFGSAIGLSQLEKGLIHQKNRMIDYLKDARAARGLTQAELARKVGTLQPAIARMEAGQVGDVSFDFLVRVALALGITLEVSSQKKAA
- a CDS encoding type II toxin-antitoxin system RelE/ParE family toxin — its product is MQLRILSQVVREMKGEPDELKQSVYGTLERVGRGESIGMPLCRPLPSIARGLYELRFSYRSGEYRIFYYIKVKDAIYVVHAMRKKSEKIEKRTVDLLLARIRSVS
- a CDS encoding isoprenylcysteine carboxylmethyltransferase family protein yields the protein MIHIEQDSAQIRIPPPLVLFTCALAGLLLHWFFPVRLIPWSIPWIVGAVFIGLGFGFIASSIQLFKKAGTAHIPWKTSTKLVLGGLYRLTRNPIYLGMVLVSLGIALEVNNLWGILMTIPLVVFLDRYPIRKEERYLEQKFGDEYRAYKSQVRRWI
- a CDS encoding DNA topoisomerase VI, with protein sequence MATDVDVPKLSKELCEQLLRDLEKAKRPVLQATKCSLDNSFYNPKVGYLTPGDKKVATELNVSSVQKMSRAIFMLELILRNLEVGATNTKRELYYISKGEIKHNAALKPLDFVDQDESDAIIDFIGEMMECYREDLNCFANDRGGQTYSQQLVVTETLPDGGKATIDLSTLGTSPFQPKNRPQSLKLKAKKKIDFCLVVESEGTANTLVNSGFTKRHNVILLGAQGVPSNAVRGWTKLIQDELSIPCYFFGDLDAYTMQNIFRTLKAGSAASLIRNSDFSAPEVRFLGVLPEDIKKYDLPDYGVKENDATESRQLKKARDALANDPFFKDKKNKGVSDILKWLISHKRRCEQQSYFSVNPRDPLMPEKIIIDKIKNKNFV
- a CDS encoding cache domain-containing protein; amino-acid sequence: MRGLKFTGLWLAPVLAVFLCRAALAQPDPAQGPTEIVSPAAVEGLNGYGRSLMAVIAEFIGKTMDAEADLLTLLSETQDIESGQWQDIKPRLAAARALGAKGLLWFAQPDGTYYTVEKDRMPEGLKDRDYFPRLMAGEKVVASLVVSRSTGKKSIVIAMPVKNKGAIVGAVGASIFLEDLNKELSNSLTLPDGVYFYALSPDGTVVLHKSAGMIFAKARELGSPTLTQAIDEMFRKPSGETAYEFNGFSKRAFFMTIPRLGWKVVLGANLKKL
- a CDS encoding DNA topoisomerase VI subunit B translates to MAKQQTITSASSAEYFSKNLQQVGFSSYTKAALTTIKEAVDNSLDACEDAGILPDVSVLIEKTGEGTAKNADAIRVRVEDNGPGLETEDVVKVFGEYLASSKFGRGRCSRGQQGIGISAVTTWAQLTSARGATVITKTSKMRKAIKCVVEVDIKHNKGVLKEKEAVDWDRDHGLSCEFVIDARIQLNGEGGLLAYLTGTTLVNPHLSLRYKVLDSDWVEIPRVTDVLPEIPDAVEPHPHTMKLGEFIAHSHLFGRVSIGAWLKKGFSRVSDGVLKQLTAMPKKDGGIAKSLLDMSVDSATEEHFKQVFAALQKVQLMAPSTKSVLSIGEAALAKSIQRVGQVDFFAVVSRKPTICDFKPVLVEVAVARLLDRSLSEDEPVTLLRFANRVPLQFDKSACAMTQAATSVNWRSYGLNQPKGALPLGPYIVAVSVVSPFIKFKNASKETVDASDELVEEIRRTLIQAGQRLSKHIRRETKEADLEKKRQHIEMFAPILVDGACRITKSPKARRAKALEGLAKILGRDAALAEKELEVAIEHAELAVQKMAETTGILPGVPETPASAPAPEEAPPPAGKAKKEKKRGKLPSAPKARAKADKRQASLFTDS